One region of Lagopus muta isolate bLagMut1 chromosome 13, bLagMut1 primary, whole genome shotgun sequence genomic DNA includes:
- the LOC125699549 gene encoding integrator complex subunit 6-like isoform X4: MPILLFLIDTSASMNQRAYLGTSYLDIAKGAVEIFMKLRARDPASRGDRYMLVTFDEPPYCIKAGWKENHATFMNELKNLQASGLTTLGQALRSSFDLLNLNRLVSGIDNYGQGRNPFFLEPSILITITDGNKLTNTAGVQEELHLPLNSPLPGSELTKEPFRWDQRLFALVLRLPGAASVEPEQLGSVPTDESAITQMCEVTGGRSYCVRTQRMLNQCLESLVQKVQSGVVINFEKSGPDPAPIGEDGLVDSSRPINSFASQPWHSCHKLIYVRPNPKTGVPVGHWPIPESFWPDQNSPTLPPRTAHPVVRFSCVDCEPMVIDKLPFDKYELEPSPLTQYILERKSPHTCWQVFVSGSGKYSELGHPFGYLKASTTLTCVNLFVMPYNYPVLLPLLEEESYLLPVHV, translated from the exons ATGCCgatcctcctcttcctcataGACACGTCCGCCTCCATGAACCAGCGGGCGTATCTAGGCACCAGCTACCTGGACATTGCCAAGGGCGCCGTGGAGATCTTCATGAAG CTGCGGGCCCGGGACCCGGCCAGCCGCGGCGACAGGTACATGCTGGTTACCTTCGACGAGCCGCCCTACTGCATCAAG GCTggatggaaagaaaatcatGCAACGTTTAtgaatgaactgaaaaatcTGCAGGCGTCAGGACTGACAACCCTTGGTCAGGCACTCAGATCATCTTTTGACTTGTTAAATCTCAATAGATTAGTGTCTGGAATAGACAACTATGGACAG GGAAGGAATCCATTTTTTCTTGAGCCATCTATTTTGATTACCATCACAGATGGAAACAAACTGACGAACACGGCTGGAGTTCAGGAGGAG CTTCATCTTCCTTTGAATTCTCCTTTGCCTGGAAGTGAACTAACCAAAGAACCATTTCGTTGGGATCAAAGACTGTTTGCTCTAGTGCTGCGTTTGCCAGGAGCTGCATCTGTTGAACCAGAGCAGCTTGGGAGTGTGCCTACTGATGAATCTGCTATCACACAGATGTGCGAAGTTACAGGAG GTCGTTCTTACTGTGTTCGGACACAAAGAATGTTGAACCAGTGTTTAGAATCTCTAGTTCAAAAAGTCCAAAGTGGAGTTGTTATTAACTTTGAAAAGTCAGGACCAGATCCAGCTCCTATTGGAGAAG ATGGACTTGTTGATTCATCCAGGCCCATCAATTCATTTGCTTCTCAACCGTGGCATAGTTGTCATAAACTCATTTATGTACGGCCTAACCCCAAAACTGGTGTTCCTGTTGGGCATTGGCCAATCCCAGAATCTTTTTGGCCTGATCAGAATTCACCAACACTG CCTCCACGCACAGCTCACCCTGTTGTGAGGTTCTCCTGTGTTGATTGTGAGCCAATGGTAATAGACAAGCTTCCTTTTGACAAGTATGAGCTTGAACCTTCACCCTTAACGCAATACATCTTGGAACGAAAGTCTCCCCATACCTGCTGGCAG gtaTTTGTGAGTGGCAGTGGAAAATACAGCGAGCTTGGCCATCCGTTTGGGTATTTAAAAGCAAGCACTACTTTAACCTGTGTAAACCTCTTTGTGATGCCTTACAACTATCCTGTTTTGCTCCCATTGTTAG aGGAGGAGAGCTACCTGCTTCCAGTGCATGTTTGA
- the LOC125699549 gene encoding integrator complex subunit 6-like isoform X3, with product MPILLFLIDTSASMNQRAYLGTSYLDIAKGAVEIFMKLRARDPASRGDRYMLVTFDEPPYCIKAGWKENHATFMNELKNLQASGLTTLGQALRSSFDLLNLNRLVSGIDNYGQGRNPFFLEPSILITITDGNKLTNTAGVQEELHLPLNSPLPGSELTKEPFRWDQRLFALVLRLPGAASVEPEQLGSVPTDESAITQMCEVTGGRSYCVRTQRMLNQCLESLVQKVQSGVVINFEKSGPDPAPIGEDGLVDSSRPINSFASQPWHSCHKLIYVRPNPKTGVPVGHWPIPESFWPDQNSPTLPPRTAHPVVRFSCVDCEPMVIDKLPFDKYELEPSPLTQYILERKSPHTCWQVFVSGSGKYSELGHPFGYLKASTTLTCVNLFVMPYNYPVLLPLLAEEESYLLPVHV from the exons ATGCCgatcctcctcttcctcataGACACGTCCGCCTCCATGAACCAGCGGGCGTATCTAGGCACCAGCTACCTGGACATTGCCAAGGGCGCCGTGGAGATCTTCATGAAG CTGCGGGCCCGGGACCCGGCCAGCCGCGGCGACAGGTACATGCTGGTTACCTTCGACGAGCCGCCCTACTGCATCAAG GCTggatggaaagaaaatcatGCAACGTTTAtgaatgaactgaaaaatcTGCAGGCGTCAGGACTGACAACCCTTGGTCAGGCACTCAGATCATCTTTTGACTTGTTAAATCTCAATAGATTAGTGTCTGGAATAGACAACTATGGACAG GGAAGGAATCCATTTTTTCTTGAGCCATCTATTTTGATTACCATCACAGATGGAAACAAACTGACGAACACGGCTGGAGTTCAGGAGGAG CTTCATCTTCCTTTGAATTCTCCTTTGCCTGGAAGTGAACTAACCAAAGAACCATTTCGTTGGGATCAAAGACTGTTTGCTCTAGTGCTGCGTTTGCCAGGAGCTGCATCTGTTGAACCAGAGCAGCTTGGGAGTGTGCCTACTGATGAATCTGCTATCACACAGATGTGCGAAGTTACAGGAG GTCGTTCTTACTGTGTTCGGACACAAAGAATGTTGAACCAGTGTTTAGAATCTCTAGTTCAAAAAGTCCAAAGTGGAGTTGTTATTAACTTTGAAAAGTCAGGACCAGATCCAGCTCCTATTGGAGAAG ATGGACTTGTTGATTCATCCAGGCCCATCAATTCATTTGCTTCTCAACCGTGGCATAGTTGTCATAAACTCATTTATGTACGGCCTAACCCCAAAACTGGTGTTCCTGTTGGGCATTGGCCAATCCCAGAATCTTTTTGGCCTGATCAGAATTCACCAACACTG CCTCCACGCACAGCTCACCCTGTTGTGAGGTTCTCCTGTGTTGATTGTGAGCCAATGGTAATAGACAAGCTTCCTTTTGACAAGTATGAGCTTGAACCTTCACCCTTAACGCAATACATCTTGGAACGAAAGTCTCCCCATACCTGCTGGCAG gtaTTTGTGAGTGGCAGTGGAAAATACAGCGAGCTTGGCCATCCGTTTGGGTATTTAAAAGCAAGCACTACTTTAACCTGTGTAAACCTCTTTGTGATGCCTTACAACTATCCTGTTTTGCTCCCATTGTTAG cagaGGAGGAGAGCTACCTGCTTCCAGTGCATGTTTGA